The following are from one region of the Ananas comosus cultivar F153 linkage group 20, ASM154086v1, whole genome shotgun sequence genome:
- the LOC109725956 gene encoding GDSL esterase/lipase At3g26430-like isoform X1 codes for MGPLRYLSLSLLIFFCKIKIIIIWGLILAVVVEEEGKATAAAAAAGAECEFPAVFNFGDSNSDTGGLSAAFGQAPPPNGETFFGAPVGRYCDGRLVVDFIASGLGLPFLSAYLDSIGSNFSHGANFATAGSSIRRSNTTLFQSGGFSPFSLDVQSWQFSQFVTRSQVVSKRGGFYKDLFPNEEYFSRALYTFDIGQNDLTMGYFHNKTTKDVKAYIPDVLDKFADVIKSVYYLGGRYFWIHNTGPFGCLPYVLVRVPRIAARKDRVGCGATFNEVAQLFNAKLKETVAKLREELPLAALTYVDVYSVKYELISRANKYGFEHPLMACCGHGGKYNYDDHMGCGSKITVNNTEVLVGKSCEDPSERICWDGIHYTEAANKFVFDHIAGGAYSDPPIPLRLACQKKEQ; via the exons ATGGGTCCTCTGCGCTatttatcattatcattattaatatttttctgcaaaataaaaataattataatttgggGATTAATTCTGGCAGTAGTGGTAGAGGAGGAGGggaaggcgacggcggcggcggcggcggcgggggcggagtGCGAGTTTCCGGCGGTGTTCAACTTCGGCGACTCGAACTCGGACACGGGCGGGCTGTCGGCGGCCTTCGGGCAGGCGCCGCCGCCCAACGGCGAGACCTTCTTCGGCGCGCCCGTCGGCCGCTACTGCGACGGCCGCCTCGTCGTCGACTTCATCG CAAGCGGCCTGGGACTTCCTTTTCTAAGTGCGTATCTCGACTCGATTGGGAGTAATTTCTCGCACGGAGCCAATTTCGCGACGGCGGGCTCGTCGATCAGACGGTCGAACACGACGCTGTTTCAGAGCGGCGGGTTCAGCCCCTTCTCCTTAGATGTGCAATCGTGGCAGTTTTCGCAATTCGTTACTAGGTCTCAGGTGGTTTCTAAAAGAG GAGGATTTTACAAGGACTTGTTTCCAAATGAGGAGTATTTCTCTCGCGCGCTCTACACTTTCGACATCGGCCAAAACGACCTAACTATGGGGTACTTCCATAACAAGACAACCAAGGATGTTAAAGCATATATCCCCGATGTCCTGGACAAGTTCGCCGACGTTATAAAG AGTGTGTATTATCTCGGGGGGAGGTACTTTTGGATCCACAACACCGGCCCGTTCGGTTGCCTCCCGTACGTCCTAGTTCGCGTCCCGCGCATAGCCGCTCGAAAGGACAGGGTCGGGTGCGGCGCGACGTTCAACGAGGTCGCGCAGCTTTTCAACGCGAAGCTCAAAGAAACTGTGGCTAAGCTCAGGGAAGAGCTCCCCCTCGCGGCGCTTACTTACGTCGACGTCTACTCCGTCAAGTACGAGCTCATAAGCCGAGCCAACAAGTACG GGTTCGAGCATCCGCTTATGGCGTGCTGCGGGCACGGCGGGAAGTACAACTACGACGACCACATGGGCTGCGGGTCGAAGATCACGGTGAACAACACCGAGGTTTTGGTCGGGAAGTCGTGCGAAGATCCGTCGGAGAGGATATGCTGGGATGGGATTCACTACACTGAGGCTGCTAACAAGTTTGTGTTTGATCACATTGCTGGGGGTGCATATTCTGATCCTCCAATTCCTTTAAGATTGGCCTGCCAAAAGAAAGAACAGTAG
- the LOC109725906 gene encoding pentatricopeptide repeat-containing protein At3g48250, chloroplastic: MLRILARPDSLPQFWSFLSSMSRSGHSLDHGTFLSLLASFKRANLPSDRSALAQFYSRSALLSASDAALRSTLHLLSSPSDPPSDDHWNDAVESNLNALNPQLSEDFVAKVLRELRNRPLTALGFFRWAGTRPGYAHGTVAYNAMARALGRGESIEQFWSLIEEMKQESRDMDIDTYVKLSRHFQKCWMMKEAVELYERMMDGPYKPAVQDCGILLRHIAMSSAPDLELVYRVVRKYESAGYSLSKAVYDGIHRSLTSNGRFGEAEEIVEKMRSEGFEPDNITYSQLVYGLCKARRFDDAYKVFDEMEAAGCVPDLKTWTVLIQGHCTAGEVDKGLECLARMIEKNCEADADVLDILVKGLCGKSKAEGAYNLFDEMVERARLRPWQATYKHLISELLKVRMLEEALKLLGSMKKQNFPPFADPFPPYIAKFGTIDDARQFLKALTVNNYPSPAAYLNVFKAFFDEGRYSEAQDLLFKCPHHIRKHADISKLFGSIKPENSS, from the coding sequence ATGCTCCGCATCCTCGCCCGCCCCGACTCCCTCCCCCAGTTCTGGTCCTTCCTCTCCTCCATGTCCCGCTCCGGCCACTCCCTCGACCACGGCaccttcctctccctcctcgccTCCTTCAAGCGCGCCAATTTGCCCTCCGACCGCTCCGCCCTCGCCCAGTTCTACTCCCGCTCCGCCCTCCTCTCCGCCTCCGACGCCGCCCTCCGATCCACCTTACACCtactctcctccccctccgacCCCCCGTCCGACGATCACTGGAACGATGCAGTTGAATCGAATTTGAACGCATTGAATCCCCAATTATCCGAGGATTTCGTCGCCAAGGTCCTCAGAGAGCTCCGCAATCGCCCCCTCACGGCTCTGGGCTTCTTCCGCTGGGCCGGTACCCGTCCTGGCTACGCGCACGGCACTGTGGCGTACAACGCGATGGCCCGCGCCCTCGGCCGCGGGGAATCCATCGAGCAATTTTGGAGCTTGATCGAGGAAATGAAGCAGGAGTCGCGCGACATGGATATCGACACCTACGTCAAGCTCTCGCGGCACTTCCAGAAGTGTTGGATGATGAAGGAGGCGGTGGAGCTCTACGAGCGCATGATGGACGGGCCCTACAAGCCGGCCGTGCAGGATTGCGGCATCCTTTTACGGCACATCGCGATGAGCAGCGCCCCGGATCTCGAGCTGGTTTATAGGGTGGTGAGGAAGTACGAATCCGCAGGGTATTCTCTTTCGAAGGCCGTGTACGATGGGATTCACCGGTCTCTGACGAGCAACGGGAGGTTCGGTGAGGCGGAGGAGATAGTAGAGAAGATGCGAAGCGAAGGGTTCGAGCCGGATAACATCACTTATAGCCAGTTGGTGTATGGGCTATGCAAGGCTCGGAGATTCGATGATGCGTAtaaggtgttcgacgaaatggaGGCCGCCGGATGTGTTCCGGATCTTAAGACTTGGACGGTATTGATTCAGGGGCATTGCACTGCCGGAGAGGTGGATAAGGGGTTGGAGTGTTTGGCGAGGATGATAGAGAAAAACTGCGAAGCGGATGCCGACGTTTTGGATATCTTGGTTAAAGGGTTGTGTGGTAAGAGCAAGGCGGAAGGCGCTTACAATCTGTTCGACGAAATGGTTGAGAGAGCTCGTTTGCGACCGTGGCAAGCGACGTATAAGCATTTGATTAGTGAGCTATTGAAAGTGAGAATGCTTGAAGAAGCATTGAAGCTTTTGGGTTCGATGAAGAAGCAAAACTTTCCGCCGTTTGCGGACCCGTTCCCTCCTTATATAGCCAAGTTTGGGACGATTGACGATGCACGGCAGTTTCTGAAAGCTTTGACGGTGAATAATTATCCATCCCCGGCTGCTTATTTAAATGTATTCAAGGCCTTCTTTGACGAAGGAAGGTATTCAGAGGCGCAGGATTTGCTTTTCAAGTGCCCTCATCATATTCGTAAGCATGCTGATATTTCTAAGCTGTTTGGTTCCATTAAACCTGAGAATTCTTCTTGA
- the LOC109725958 gene encoding protein DEHYDRATION-INDUCED 19 homolog 5-like isoform X1, whose amino-acid sequence MEVIEEWRVLGGGAYSGRHKSHTDMQPGEEDLWEYFPCPFCYIDVEVPFLCDHLQEEHCFDTKNALRSHAVSQVCPMCADNPGKDMITHFVMQHSHLLKRRRSHKASLWMNDSGPIEKERYEISSFSDVASNSRRRHSAESAPDPLLSSFLCNTNFLDTNSGEANHESELTSGDSQNRRSEHCLSNEQRERDLEEKMQRIEFLRQVIASTIF is encoded by the exons ATGGAGGTGATAGAGGAGTGGAGGGTGTTGGGTGGTGGAGCATACTCAGGAAGGCATAAATCTCACACTGATATGCAACCAG GAGAGGAAGATCTATGGGAGTACTTTCCATGCCCCTTCTGCTACATTGATGTCGAGGTGCCGTTTCTCTGCGACCATCTGCAGGAAGAGCATTGCTTCGACACGAAAAATGCG TTGCGAAGTCATGCCGTGTCTCAGGTATGCCCTATGTGCGCGGACAATCCCGGGAAGGATATGATCACTCACTTTGTCATGCAACACTCGCATTTATTGAAG aGAAGGAGATCTCATAAAGCAAGCTTGTGGATGAATGACTCGGGACCGATTGAAAAGGAGCGATACGAAATCAGTTCGTTTTCTGACGTAGCCTCCAACAGCAGGAGAAGACATTCTGCTGAATCTGCTCCTGATCCGCTTCTGTCGTCGTTCTTATGCAACACGAATTTCCTCGATACTAATTCCGGAGAAGCAAATCACGAGAGTGAACTCACGTCAGGCGACTCGCAGAATCGGAg GTCGGAGCATTGCTTATCGAACGAACAACGCGAGCGGGATCTTGAAGAGAAGATGCAGAGAATCGAGTTCCTTCGACAAGTTATCGCTTCAACCATTTTCTGA
- the LOC109725956 gene encoding alpha-L-fucosidase 3-like isoform X2, giving the protein MGPLRYLSLSLLIFFCKIKIIIIWGLILAVVVEEEGKATAAAAAAGAECEFPAVFNFGDSNSDTGGLSAAFGQAPPPNGETFFGAPVGRYCDGRLVVDFIASGLGLPFLSAYLDSIGSNFSHGANFATAGSSIRRSNTTLFQSGGFSPFSLDVQSWQFSQFVTRSQVVSKRGGFYKDLFPNEEYFSRALYTFDIGQNDLTMGYFHNKTTKDVKAYIPDVLDKFADVIKSVYYLGGRYFWIHNTGPFGCLPYVLVRVPRIAARKDRVGCGATFNEVAQLFNAKLKETVAKLREELPLAALTYVDVYSVKYELISRANKVRASAYGVLRARREVQLRRPHGLRVEDHGEQHRGFGREVVRRSVGEDMLGWDSLH; this is encoded by the exons ATGGGTCCTCTGCGCTatttatcattatcattattaatatttttctgcaaaataaaaataattataatttgggGATTAATTCTGGCAGTAGTGGTAGAGGAGGAGGggaaggcgacggcggcggcggcggcggcgggggcggagtGCGAGTTTCCGGCGGTGTTCAACTTCGGCGACTCGAACTCGGACACGGGCGGGCTGTCGGCGGCCTTCGGGCAGGCGCCGCCGCCCAACGGCGAGACCTTCTTCGGCGCGCCCGTCGGCCGCTACTGCGACGGCCGCCTCGTCGTCGACTTCATCG CAAGCGGCCTGGGACTTCCTTTTCTAAGTGCGTATCTCGACTCGATTGGGAGTAATTTCTCGCACGGAGCCAATTTCGCGACGGCGGGCTCGTCGATCAGACGGTCGAACACGACGCTGTTTCAGAGCGGCGGGTTCAGCCCCTTCTCCTTAGATGTGCAATCGTGGCAGTTTTCGCAATTCGTTACTAGGTCTCAGGTGGTTTCTAAAAGAG GAGGATTTTACAAGGACTTGTTTCCAAATGAGGAGTATTTCTCTCGCGCGCTCTACACTTTCGACATCGGCCAAAACGACCTAACTATGGGGTACTTCCATAACAAGACAACCAAGGATGTTAAAGCATATATCCCCGATGTCCTGGACAAGTTCGCCGACGTTATAAAG AGTGTGTATTATCTCGGGGGGAGGTACTTTTGGATCCACAACACCGGCCCGTTCGGTTGCCTCCCGTACGTCCTAGTTCGCGTCCCGCGCATAGCCGCTCGAAAGGACAGGGTCGGGTGCGGCGCGACGTTCAACGAGGTCGCGCAGCTTTTCAACGCGAAGCTCAAAGAAACTGTGGCTAAGCTCAGGGAAGAGCTCCCCCTCGCGGCGCTTACTTACGTCGACGTCTACTCCGTCAAGTACGAGCTCATAAGCCGAGCCAACAA GGTTCGAGCATCCGCTTATGGCGTGCTGCGGGCACGGCGGGAAGTACAACTACGACGACCACATGGGCTGCGGGTCGAAGATCACGGTGAACAACACCGAGGTTTTGGTCGGGAAGTCGTGCGAAGATCCGTCGGAGAGGATATGCTGGGATGGGATTCACTACACTGA
- the LOC109725958 gene encoding protein DEHYDRATION-INDUCED 19 homolog 5-like isoform X2 translates to MEVIEEWRVLGGGAYSGRHKSHTDMQPGEEDLWEYFPCPFCYIDVEVPFLCDHLQEEHCFDTKNAVCPMCADNPGKDMITHFVMQHSHLLKRRRSHKASLWMNDSGPIEKERYEISSFSDVASNSRRRHSAESAPDPLLSSFLCNTNFLDTNSGEANHESELTSGDSQNRRSEHCLSNEQRERDLEEKMQRIEFLRQVIASTIF, encoded by the exons ATGGAGGTGATAGAGGAGTGGAGGGTGTTGGGTGGTGGAGCATACTCAGGAAGGCATAAATCTCACACTGATATGCAACCAG GAGAGGAAGATCTATGGGAGTACTTTCCATGCCCCTTCTGCTACATTGATGTCGAGGTGCCGTTTCTCTGCGACCATCTGCAGGAAGAGCATTGCTTCGACACGAAAAATGCG GTATGCCCTATGTGCGCGGACAATCCCGGGAAGGATATGATCACTCACTTTGTCATGCAACACTCGCATTTATTGAAG aGAAGGAGATCTCATAAAGCAAGCTTGTGGATGAATGACTCGGGACCGATTGAAAAGGAGCGATACGAAATCAGTTCGTTTTCTGACGTAGCCTCCAACAGCAGGAGAAGACATTCTGCTGAATCTGCTCCTGATCCGCTTCTGTCGTCGTTCTTATGCAACACGAATTTCCTCGATACTAATTCCGGAGAAGCAAATCACGAGAGTGAACTCACGTCAGGCGACTCGCAGAATCGGAg GTCGGAGCATTGCTTATCGAACGAACAACGCGAGCGGGATCTTGAAGAGAAGATGCAGAGAATCGAGTTCCTTCGACAAGTTATCGCTTCAACCATTTTCTGA